The Peromyscus maniculatus bairdii isolate BWxNUB_F1_BW_parent chromosome 6, HU_Pman_BW_mat_3.1, whole genome shotgun sequence genome has a segment encoding these proteins:
- the LOC102917014 gene encoding protein S100-A15A isoform X2 produces MLSSPEPRATGGRRPLLDPVKGLSLRPGRSAHTLLEPAIMPDTPVEDSLFQIIHCFHHYAAREGDVETLSLEELKALLLDSVPRFMDTLGRRQPYYITELFRAADKNKDNQICFDEFLYILGKLVKDYHLQFHRQLCAHYCVQHSLY; encoded by the exons ATGCTGAGTAGCCCGGAACCAAGAGCAACAG GAGGTAGGAGGCCACTCCTGGACCCAGTGAAGGGACTTAGTCTGAGACCAGGCAG ATCTGCCCATACCCTGCTGGAACCAGCAATCATGCCGGACACACCCGTGGAGGACTCCCTCTTCCAAATCATACACTGCTTCCACCACTACGCTGCCCGGGAAGGGGACGTGGAGACCTTGTCCCTGGAGGAGCTGAAAGCCCTGCTCCTGGACAGTGTGCCTCGCTTCATGGACACCTTG GGCCGCAGGCAGCCATACTACATCACGGAGCTGTTCCGGGCGGCTGACAAAAACAAGGACAACCAGATCTGCTTTGATGAGTTCCTGTACATCTTGGGCAAACTGGTGAAGGACTACCATCTGCAGTTCCACCGGCAGCTGTGCGCACACTACTGTGTCCAGCACAGCCTCTACTAG
- the LOC102917014 gene encoding protein S100-A15A isoform X1 codes for MTETLLGRPMSTPREDGMRTVVGTKMAMPMLSVYSRGRRPLLDPVKGLSLRPGRSAHTLLEPAIMPDTPVEDSLFQIIHCFHHYAAREGDVETLSLEELKALLLDSVPRFMDTLGRRQPYYITELFRAADKNKDNQICFDEFLYILGKLVKDYHLQFHRQLCAHYCVQHSLY; via the exons ATGACAGAGACCTTGCTGGGGAGGCCGATGTCAACTCCTAGAGAAGATGGCATGCGGACGGTGGTGGGGACCAAGATGGCAATGCCTATGCTGTCTGTGTACTCCA GAGGTAGGAGGCCACTCCTGGACCCAGTGAAGGGACTTAGTCTGAGACCAGGCAG ATCTGCCCATACCCTGCTGGAACCAGCAATCATGCCGGACACACCCGTGGAGGACTCCCTCTTCCAAATCATACACTGCTTCCACCACTACGCTGCCCGGGAAGGGGACGTGGAGACCTTGTCCCTGGAGGAGCTGAAAGCCCTGCTCCTGGACAGTGTGCCTCGCTTCATGGACACCTTG GGCCGCAGGCAGCCATACTACATCACGGAGCTGTTCCGGGCGGCTGACAAAAACAAGGACAACCAGATCTGCTTTGATGAGTTCCTGTACATCTTGGGCAAACTGGTGAAGGACTACCATCTGCAGTTCCACCGGCAGCTGTGCGCACACTACTGTGTCCAGCACAGCCTCTACTAG
- the S100a8 gene encoding protein S100-A8, producing MLSDLEKALESMVEVYHKYSLIKGNNHALYRDDLQKLLTTECPQYMQRKKAEAVFRSLDINRDNAINFEEFLVLVIKMGLAAHEDSHKK from the exons ATGCTGTCTGATCTAGAGAAGGCCTTGGAAAGCATGGTGGAGGTCTACCACAAGTATTCCCTGATAAAAGGGAATAACCATGCCCTCTACAGGGATGATCTGCAGAAGTTGCTCACCACTGAGTGTCCTCAGTACATGCAG AGGAAGAAGGCTGAAGCCGTATTCAGATCGTTGGACATCAATCGGGACAACGCGATTAACTTCGAGGAGTTCCTTGTGTTGGTGATAAAGATGGGCCTGGCAGCCCATGAGGACAGCCACAAGAAGTAG